In Phreatobacter cathodiphilus, the genomic window GTCGAATCGGGTGGTGAGGCCGGAGACCTCGAGCACCGGCCGCTCGGCGGCCTTCACCGTGTCCGGCGTCTCCACCGGCACGTCGCTCTCGCCCGTCGTCTTGTCGACGATGGGGAAGCGCATCGGCCGGCTGATGTCCTTCATCGAGCCGAGCTGGGGCACCGCCGAGAGCAGAGCCTTGGTATAGGGATGGGCGGGCGCGGCGAAGATCTGCTCCGTCGGTCCGGCCTCCACCGCCTTGCCGTGATACATGACGACCGTCCGGTCGGCGATCTCGGCCACCACGCCCATGTCGTGGGTGATGAAGAGGACGGACATGTCCTCCTCCTCCTGCAGCTCCTTGATGAGCTCGAGGATCTGCGCCTGGATCGTCACGTCGAGGGCCGTGGTCGGCTCGTCGGCGATGAGCAGCTTCGGTCGGCAGGCCAGCGCCATGGCGATCATGACGCGCTGGCGCATGCCGCCGGAGAAACGGTGCGGATATTCGTGGAAGCGCGACTTGGCGGCGGGGATGCGCACCTTCTCGAGCAGGCGCACCGTCTCCGCCTCGGCCTCCTGCCGCGACAGACCGCGGTGGTAGATCAGCGCCTCCGCGATCTGGAAGCCGATGGTCAGCACTGGATTGAGTGATGTCATCGGCTCCTGGAAGATCATGGCGACTTCGTTGCCGCGCACGTGGTGCATCGCCTTTTCCGGCAGCGTGGTGAGCTCGCGGCCCGCCAGCTTGATGCTGCCCTCCACCCGGCCGCTCTGCGGCGGGATGAGGCGCATGATCGACAGCGCCGTCACCGACTTGCCGGAGCCGGATTCACCGACGATCGCCACGGTCTCCTTGGGGCCGACGTCGAAGGAAACGCCGCGCACCACCGCGTTCCACTCGCCCTCCCGCAGGAACGAGGTGACGAGGTTCGACACCGACAGGACGGGGCCGGCATTGGGGACGGGGGCCAGGGAATCGGCGGCAGACTGGGGCAGGGCGCTCACGTCGAATGTCACTCGCTTGAACAGGTTCGAGGCGGGAAAGAAACCTCCGCCGGGCCCGCATCCTCATGCAACATCCATTCCATTGCAACCCGCCGCGGGCATGGCGCCGATGCTGTGGACGAGGCGTTGCTGGCGGAGCTCAGTTCCTCCCGGACCGCCCACGGGCGGGGCAGGAGACGCCGTCCGAATGGGCAAGCGGAGGGCGCGGGACCCTTTTGCCCATGGGCCCGCTCGGCTAGAGAGCAGGGCTTGCGAAGGAGTGATCCCGTGCCCGCCAGACCGCTCGTCATGTATCCCGACCCGCGCCTGAAGCTGCGCGCGGCGCCGGTGGAACAT contains:
- a CDS encoding ABC transporter ATP-binding protein; this encodes MSALPQSAADSLAPVPNAGPVLSVSNLVTSFLREGEWNAVVRGVSFDVGPKETVAIVGESGSGKSVTALSIMRLIPPQSGRVEGSIKLAGRELTTLPEKAMHHVRGNEVAMIFQEPMTSLNPVLTIGFQIAEALIYHRGLSRQEAEAETVRLLEKVRIPAAKSRFHEYPHRFSGGMRQRVMIAMALACRPKLLIADEPTTALDVTIQAQILELIKELQEEEDMSVLFITHDMGVVAEIADRTVVMYHGKAVEAGPTEQIFAAPAHPYTKALLSAVPQLGSMKDISRPMRFPIVDKTTGESDVPVETPDTVKAAERPVLEVSGLTTRFDIHSGLFGKVSGRVHAVENVSFSLHSGETLALVGESGCGKSTTGRSILRLIEPNAGSVLVDGEDVLAMDGGKLRDMRKRMQIIFQDPFASLNPRMSIGSAIAEPFYAHGLATGSEARDRVADLLTRVGLSPDMASRYPHEFSGGQRQRICIARALALGPKLIVADEAVSALDVSVKAQVVNLMLDLQASMGLAYLFISHDIAVVERMCHRVAVMYLGEIVEIGPRAAVFGNAQHPYTKKLMSAVPIPDPARRLQKRGVSNDEIKSPVRSPDYVPPVRQYREVSPGHVVMAWE